One window of Enterobacter sp. RHBSTW-00175 genomic DNA carries:
- the icd gene encoding NADP-dependent isocitrate dehydrogenase, producing the protein MESKVVVPAEGKKITLQNGKINVPHNPIIPFIEGDGIGVDVTPAMLKVVDAAVEKAYKGERKISWMEIYTGEKSTQVYGQDVWLPAETLDLIRDYRVAIKGPLTTPVGGGIRSLNVALRQELDLYVCLRPVRYYQGTPSPVKHPELTDMVIFRENSEDIYAGIEWKADSADAEKVIKFLREEMGVKKIRFPEHCGIGIKPCSEDGTKRLVRAAIEYAITNDRDSVTLVHKGNIMKFTEGAFKDWGYQLATEEFGGELIDGGPWQKIKNPNTGKEIIIKDVIADAFLQQILLRPAEYDVIACMNLNGDYISDALAAQVGGIGIAPGANIGDECALFEATHGTAPKYAGQDKVNPGSIILSAEMMLRHMEWFEAADLIVKGMEGAINAKTVTYDFERLMEGAKLLKCSEFGDAIIANM; encoded by the coding sequence ATGGAAAGCAAAGTAGTTGTTCCGGCGGAAGGTAAAAAGATCACCCTGCAAAACGGCAAAATTAACGTTCCTCATAATCCGATTATCCCGTTCATCGAAGGTGACGGTATCGGCGTAGACGTTACCCCGGCAATGCTGAAAGTGGTTGATGCCGCTGTTGAGAAAGCCTACAAAGGCGAGCGTAAAATTTCCTGGATGGAAATTTACACCGGTGAAAAATCTACTCAAGTTTATGGCCAGGACGTTTGGCTGCCAGCAGAGACGCTGGACCTGATCCGCGATTACCGTGTTGCTATCAAAGGCCCACTGACTACCCCTGTCGGCGGCGGTATCCGTTCCCTGAACGTGGCTCTGCGTCAGGAACTGGATCTGTATGTGTGTCTGCGTCCTGTGCGTTACTACCAGGGTACCCCAAGCCCGGTGAAACACCCGGAACTGACCGACATGGTTATCTTCCGTGAAAACTCAGAAGACATCTACGCAGGTATCGAATGGAAAGCTGACTCTGCTGACGCAGAAAAAGTGATTAAATTCCTGCGCGAAGAGATGGGCGTGAAGAAAATCCGCTTCCCTGAACATTGCGGTATCGGCATTAAGCCGTGCTCCGAAGACGGGACCAAACGTCTGGTGCGTGCAGCAATCGAATACGCTATCACCAACGACCGTGACTCTGTGACTCTGGTTCACAAAGGCAACATCATGAAGTTCACCGAAGGCGCATTCAAAGACTGGGGCTACCAGTTGGCGACTGAAGAGTTCGGCGGCGAGCTGATCGACGGCGGCCCATGGCAGAAGATTAAGAACCCGAACACCGGCAAAGAGATCATCATTAAAGATGTGATCGCCGATGCGTTCCTGCAACAGATCCTGCTGCGTCCTGCTGAGTACGACGTGATCGCCTGTATGAACCTGAACGGCGACTACATCTCTGACGCCCTGGCGGCGCAGGTTGGCGGTATCGGTATCGCCCCTGGTGCTAACATTGGCGACGAGTGCGCACTGTTCGAAGCGACCCACGGTACTGCGCCTAAATATGCAGGCCAGGACAAAGTGAACCCAGGCTCTATCATCCTGTCCGCAGAAATGATGCTGCGCCACATGGAATGGTTCGAAGCTGCAGACCTGATCGTTAAAGGTATGGAAGGCGCGATCAACGCGAAAACCGTAACCTATGACTTCGAGCGTCTGATGGAAGGCGCTAAGCTGCTGAAATGTTCAGAGTTTGGCGACGCGATTATCGCGAACATGTAA
- a CDS encoding outer membrane beta-barrel protein codes for MHKIKLAVAFLFICVFTTTVSASNSMSMNYAIGKENGAENMHGMNVMFKHDMNNFALVASGTYIQSTSGSGDSYLKNKYASIMPGIAFNITQDINLYGLAGLSSGSKMKPNQSHEIYGVAFGAGFFYNLTDSIQLNSGYELGIVDNKEIDTFIIGIGYLF; via the coding sequence ATGCATAAAATTAAGCTTGCAGTTGCGTTTCTTTTTATTTGCGTTTTTACCACGACTGTATCTGCTAGTAATTCAATGTCTATGAATTATGCGATAGGCAAGGAGAATGGGGCAGAAAATATGCATGGAATGAATGTGATGTTTAAACACGATATGAATAATTTTGCACTTGTCGCATCAGGTACTTATATACAGAGTACCAGCGGTTCTGGAGATTCATATTTAAAAAACAAATATGCATCTATTATGCCGGGGATAGCATTTAACATCACACAAGATATAAATTTATATGGGCTTGCTGGTCTTTCTTCTGGTTCAAAAATGAAACCTAATCAAAGTCATGAGATTTACGGAGTTGCTTTTGGTGCTGGTTTTTTTTACAACTTAACAGACAGCATTCAATTAAATTCAGGATATGAATTGGGTATTGTTGATAACAAAGAAATAGATACTTTCATCATTGGGATAGGATATTTATTCTGA
- a CDS encoding response regulator transcription factor, with protein sequence MISKKLLRIYVITDNYFLYHGIRELIEDSKVFESYTYNVEQTTKLPTLIFYHKYHTQDVIITDNFLHCYAVSKYRPEKTLILPCNYDLDKYIECFNDLTNQNEFHDMLHFKKLSSKETLLFTLFSEGTTDDNIAIMLNITKKTISSHRRNILQKLNLKNRHELYMYALAR encoded by the coding sequence ATGATTTCTAAAAAATTACTAAGAATATACGTTATTACTGACAATTATTTTTTATATCACGGCATCAGGGAACTCATTGAAGATTCAAAAGTATTTGAATCTTATACATACAACGTTGAACAAACGACAAAACTTCCAACACTTATTTTTTATCATAAGTATCATACTCAAGACGTTATTATTACAGATAACTTTTTACATTGTTATGCAGTTTCAAAATACAGACCAGAAAAAACTTTGATTTTGCCATGTAATTATGACCTGGATAAATATATTGAATGTTTTAATGATTTAACAAACCAAAATGAATTTCATGATATGCTTCATTTTAAAAAGCTATCATCAAAAGAGACTCTTTTGTTCACTTTATTTTCTGAAGGAACAACAGATGATAACATTGCAATTATGCTTAACATAACAAAAAAGACAATAAGCTCTCATCGGCGTAATATTTTGCAAAAGTTAAATTTAAAGAATAGACATGAACTTTATATGTATGCTCTGGCAAGGTAA
- a CDS encoding IS1-like element IS1B family transposase (programmed frameshift) — protein MASVSISCPSCSATDGVVRNGKSTAGHQRYLCSHCRKTWQLQFTYTASQPGTHQKIIDMAMNGVGCRATARIMGVGLNTIFRHFKKLRPQSVTSRIQPGSDVIVCAEMDEQWGYVGAKSRQRWLFYAYDRLRKTVVAHVFGERTMATLGRLMSLLSPFDVVIWMTDGWPLYESRLKGKLHVISKRYTQRIERHNLNLRQHLARLGRKSLSFSKSVELHDKVIGHYLNIKHYQ, from the exons GTGGCTTCTGTTTCTATCAGCTGTCCCTCCTGTTCAGCTACTGACGGGGTGGTGCGTAACGGCAAAAGCACCGCCGGACATCAGCGCTATCTCTGCTCTCACTGCCGTAAAACATGGCAACTGCAGTTCACTTACACCGCTTCTCAACCCGGTACGCACCAGAAAATCATTGATATGGCCATGAATGGCGTTGGATGCCGGGCAACCGCCCGCATTATGGGCGTTGGCCTCAACACGATTTTCCGCCATT TTAAAAAACTCAGGCCGCAGTCGGTAACCTCGCGCATACAGCCGGGCAGTGACGTCATCGTCTGCGCGGAAATGGACGAACAGTGGGGATACGTCGGGGCTAAATCGCGCCAGCGCTGGCTGTTTTACGCGTATGACAGGCTCCGGAAGACGGTTGTTGCGCACGTATTCGGTGAACGCACTATGGCGACGCTGGGGCGTCTTATGAGCCTGCTGTCACCCTTTGACGTGGTGATATGGATGACGGATGGCTGGCCGCTGTATGAATCCCGCCTGAAGGGAAAGCTGCACGTAATCAGCAAGCGATATACGCAGCGAATTGAGCGGCATAACCTGAATCTGAGGCAGCACCTGGCACGGCTGGGACGGAAGTCGCTGTCGTTCTCAAAATCGGTGGAGCTGCATGACAAAGTCATCGGGCATTATCTGAACATAAAACACTATCAATAA
- a CDS encoding helix-turn-helix domain-containing protein codes for MFDHILEIIEGSNKFIRVYASNGQRIHSTLNNKPHVYFLTEGRVDIYRKTDDILIFTVYAPYILGIVFMFEKNDYHYFRASTDATFTAIPTIELNCLADSNNLWKHFFLMTCEIASNFFKRDQRFSSKNAYDIIKNNLEAIWELPENERSQISVFKFILSRSTISRSSLNKVLKDLNDGGYIKIHRGKLLNIKNLPLKY; via the coding sequence ATGTTTGACCATATCTTAGAGATTATTGAGGGATCTAACAAATTTATACGCGTTTATGCGTCAAATGGACAACGAATACACAGCACACTTAATAATAAACCACATGTTTACTTTCTCACCGAAGGTAGAGTGGATATCTATAGAAAAACAGACGATATTTTAATTTTCACTGTATATGCACCTTATATTCTAGGGATAGTTTTCATGTTCGAAAAGAATGATTACCATTATTTTCGAGCTTCAACAGATGCAACATTTACAGCAATTCCAACTATAGAACTGAACTGCCTGGCTGATAGTAATAATTTGTGGAAGCATTTTTTCTTAATGACTTGTGAAATAGCTTCAAACTTTTTCAAAAGAGATCAACGATTTTCATCAAAAAATGCCTACGACATTATAAAAAACAACTTAGAAGCTATATGGGAGTTACCAGAGAATGAAAGATCTCAAATTTCAGTTTTCAAATTCATTTTATCCAGAAGTACAATCTCTCGTAGTTCCTTAAATAAAGTTCTAAAAGATCTCAACGATGGTGGATATATTAAAATTCACAGAGGGAAGCTTTTAAACATTAAAAATCTACCGCTAAAATATTAA
- a CDS encoding YciI family protein, translated as MSIIYVVVLTYVKPLEEVDSQISEHVEWLKKGYSDGVFLASGRRVPRNGGVIIAKCDSIESLEERLSQDPFQKLNIAKAEIIPFEATMKAEFLENMF; from the coding sequence ATGAGCATCATTTATGTTGTTGTTTTAACTTATGTAAAGCCACTAGAAGAAGTTGACTCTCAAATTTCAGAACATGTTGAATGGCTTAAAAAAGGCTACTCAGATGGTGTGTTTTTGGCCTCAGGAAGGAGAGTTCCCCGTAATGGCGGTGTCATTATCGCAAAGTGCGACAGTATTGAATCATTGGAAGAACGCCTCAGCCAGGATCCCTTCCAAAAGTTAAATATCGCTAAAGCTGAAATAATACCATTCGAAGCCACTATGAAGGCCGAGTTTCTGGAAAATATGTTCTGA
- a CDS encoding GntR family transcriptional regulator has product MMNLTSQSTADLLAIELRKLINNGTLRDGDRLVERDLAAHFSVSRIPMREAIRQLEHDGLVDIYRNRGAVVRTLSVDDLDEIYQLRALLEGEAIFHAVKALNEDTLARAELAHSLLASTADFENQGVLNREFHDLLYSGCKNQRLLMLINDSRNQIERYEYLQRQLLAKTQAFQDDHAAILAACQERNAGKARDEVIRHIHIAGKLLKAFVSSKTA; this is encoded by the coding sequence ATGATGAACCTGACCAGCCAATCCACTGCAGACCTGCTCGCTATTGAGCTAAGAAAATTGATTAATAACGGAACCCTTCGTGACGGCGACAGACTTGTCGAAAGGGATCTTGCTGCCCATTTTTCTGTTAGCCGCATACCCATGAGAGAGGCCATCAGACAGCTGGAGCATGATGGCCTGGTTGATATTTATAGAAATCGTGGTGCAGTAGTCAGGACCCTTTCCGTAGACGATCTGGACGAGATATACCAACTTCGGGCATTACTGGAAGGTGAGGCTATTTTTCATGCTGTAAAGGCTCTGAATGAGGATACTCTGGCAAGAGCTGAACTGGCGCACTCCTTGCTTGCTTCTACGGCCGATTTTGAAAACCAGGGTGTATTGAACCGTGAATTTCATGACCTTCTTTATAGTGGATGCAAAAATCAACGTTTGCTGATGCTGATTAATGATTCCCGCAATCAGATTGAGCGCTATGAATATCTACAGCGGCAGCTGCTCGCTAAAACCCAGGCGTTTCAGGACGATCATGCTGCCATTTTAGCGGCTTGTCAGGAGCGTAACGCCGGGAAAGCACGAGATGAGGTGATTCGGCACATTCACATAGCAGGGAAGCTCTTGAAAGCATTCGTCAGCAGCAAAACTGCTTAG